The following proteins are co-located in the Gossypium hirsutum isolate 1008001.06 chromosome A02, Gossypium_hirsutum_v2.1, whole genome shotgun sequence genome:
- the LOC107923371 gene encoding enoyl-CoA delta isomerase 2, peroxisomal gives MCSLEKRGNLLILTLTGQNVEHRLNPEVLSSIISALSQAKAASTRGSALVTVSHGKFFCNGFDLDWVNATGSKQEAQQRFDYLLDCLTQLVQAFISLPMPTVAAVNGHAAAAGMVIPLCHDYVVMRRDRGVLYVNDLEMGLKIPELYMAFFRAKTSGWALRDLVLRGLKIKGEKLLKMGIVDAVYDGEEGVINAGMIWPEGNGMVKFTLKLEKGCILNFVACWE, from the coding sequence ATGTGCTCCTTAGAGAAACGTGGAAACCTTCTCATCCTCACCCTCACTGGCCAAAACGTCGAACACAGGCTCAACCCCGAGGTCTTGAGCTCCATCATCTCAGCACTTTCACAAGCCAAGGCTGCGTCAACCCGTGGTTCAGCTCTGGTCACTGTGTCGCATGGCAAGTTCTTCTGTAATGGCTTCGACCTAGATTGGGTCAATGCCACCGGTTCCAAACAAGAAGCCCAACAACGCTTCGATTACTTGCTCGACTGCCTCACGCAGCTCGTCCAAGCCTTCATCTCCCTCCCCATGCCAACTGTCGCCGCCGTCAATGGTCACGCTGCTGCTGCCGGCATGGTAATCCCCCTCTGTCATGACTACGTGGTCATGAGACGTGACAGAGGTGTGCTTTACGTGAACGATTTGGAAATGGGGCTTAAGATTCCTGAACTCTACATGGCATTTTTCAGGGCCAAAACTTCGGGGTGGGCGCTACGTGATTTGGTGTTGCGTGGGTTGAAGATAAAGGGAGAGAAGTTGCTGAAAATGGGGATAGTGGACGCCGTTTACGATGGCGAGGAAGGGGTTATAAATGCCGGGATGATTTGGCCAGAAGGAAATGGGATGGTGAAGTTTACGCTGAAATTAGAAAAGGGTTGTATTCTGAATTTTGTGGCATGCTGGGAATAG
- the LOC107924142 gene encoding uncharacterized protein, whose amino-acid sequence MGFVSFVGRVLFASVFLLSAWQEFNEFDVDGGPAAKALKPKFNVFSKTVTSHTGVQVPEFDIKYLVAAAVAFKGVGGILFTFDSSIGAYLLVLHQLIVTPILYDFYNYDTEKKEFGILFTKFTQNLALLGALFFFIGMKNSMPRRQHKKKAPKTKTF is encoded by the exons ATGGGGTTTGTTTCTTTCGTGGGAAGAGTTCTTTTCGCTTCAGTATTTCTCCTCTCTGCTTGGCAAGA gttcaatgaatttgatgttgATGGAGGGCCAGCAGCAAAGGCATTGAAGCCGAAATTCAATGTCTTCTCAAAGACTGTGACATCTCACACAGGGGTGCAAGTGCCGGAATTCGAT ATTAAGTATCTAGTTGCTGCTGCTGTGGCCTTTAAAGGTGTTGGGGGTATCTTATTTACATTCGACAGCAGTATCGGAGCTTATCTTCTG GTTCTGCATCAGCTTATCGTTACTCCCATATTGTACGACTTCTACAACTATGACACGGAAAAGAAGGAATTCGGTATACttttcacaaaattcacacag AACTTGGCTCTGTTAGGGGCCTTATTCTTCTTTATTGGCATGAAGAACTCGATGCCTAGGAGACAACACAAGAAAAAGGCtccaaaaacaaaaacattttga
- the LOC107924139 gene encoding 1-aminocyclopropane-1-carboxylate oxidase homolog 1, with amino-acid sequence MVAVDAGEVQTQFELKYDRASEIKAFDEMKTGVKGLVDSGISEVPRIFHQPPDIVGESYVPSATQFSIPVIDLQGVKEDPSTHTEIVKQVLNASQEWGFFQIINHGIPLSVLEEMKVRVRRFYELDNELKKQFYTRDTSKKVVYNCNFDLHTAPAANWRDTVYFDIAPDPPKPEELPEPFRDMMVEYTDRMMNLGRLLFELISEALGLNPDHLVKIDCAKGLGHLCHYYPACPQPELTIGTSKHTDSCFLTVLLQDHIGGLQVLYENQWIDVPPVPEALVVNIGDLLQLISNDRLVSVEHRVLANSIGPRVSVASFFITYFNPNPRLYAPIKDLLSEDNPPKYRETTVVEYMSHFQQKGLDGKSALLHFKI; translated from the exons atggtGGCAGTCGATGCTGGTGAAGTTCAGACACAATTCGAGCTTAAATACGATCGAGCTAGCGAAATCAAGGCTTTCGACGAGATGAAAACCGGCGTCAAAGGGCTCGTAGATTCCGGGATTTCGGAGGTTCCCCGAATATTCCACCAGCCACCGGATATCGTCGGGGAAAGCTATGTTCCAAGTGCCACCCAGTTTAGCATCCCTGTTATAGATCTTCAAGGAGTAAAGGAGGATCCCAGTACTCACACGGAGATTGTTAAACAAGTACTTAATGCATCACAAGAATGGGGCTTTTTCCAAATCATTAACCATGGAATTCCATTGAGTGTTCTGGAGGAGATGAAGGTTCGTGTACGTCGATTTTACGAGCTAGATAATGAGCTCAAAAAACAGTTCTACACTCGCGATACTTCAAAAAAAGTGGTCTATAATTGCAATTTCGATCTCCATACTGCCCCAGCAGCTAACTGGAGAGACACTGTTTATTTTGACATTGCTCCTGATCCTCCTAAGCCTGAAGAATTGCCTGAACCATTCAG GGATATGATGGTGGAGTACACGGACCGGATGATGAATTTGGGTCGTTTGCTGTTTGAGTTAATTTCAGAAGCTCTGGGGTTGAACCCTGATCATCTGGTGAAGATAGATTGTGCAAAGGGTCTCGGTCATCTCTGCCACTACTATCCGGCATGTCCGCAACCGGAGTTGACAATTGGGACAAGCAAGCACACCGACAGTTGCTTCCTCACTGTGCTTCTACAAGACCATATTGGTGGTCTCCAAGTTCTTTATGAAAATCAATGGATTGATGTACCACCAGTCCCTGAGGCTTTAGTAGTTAACATTGGAGATCTTTTACAG CTTATATCAAATGACAGACTTGTAAGTGTCGAGCATAGGGTGCTCGCGAATTCGATTGGACCTAGAGTATCGGTGGCGAGCTTTTTCATCACGTATTTTAATCCGAACCCGAGATTGTATGCACCTATTAAGGATTTGTTATCCGAAGATAATCCTCCAAAATACAGGGAAACTACTGTGGTAGAGTACATGAGTCACTTCCAACAGAAAGGCCTTGATGGAAAGTCTGCACTGCTGCATTTCAAGATATGA